CGCTGGAACCGCCGCGAAGGCTTTTTCGATTTGGAATATTTGCCGGAGTTAAGCGCGCGCCTCCCGGTGATTCTCTTCCCGCAGGATCCGTGGCTGCTCACCGGCCACTGCGGGCATCCGATCGACTGTCCGCGCTGGCGGATCGGCTGCGGGAAGTGCCCCGATTTGAAAATTTATCCCTCCATCCGGCGGGATGCGACCGCGTGGAATTTCCGCCGCAAGCGGAAGATTTTCGGCCGGAGCCGGCTGTACCTGGCCGCGCCATCGCAGTGGCTGCTTTCGATGTTTGAAGAGGCCGGCATCCCGCTGGCCGGAAAGCGGGTGATCCGCAACAGCGTCGACACGGCGCTGTTCGCGCCCGGTTCCCGCCGCGCCGCGCGCGCCGGGCTGGGGCTGGATCCGAAACGGCGGATCGTGATGATCTCGGGAAACCACCTAAAGGTGAATCCGTGGAAGGGGTACGGATGGATTCTGGAAGCGGCCGAGCGCCTGGGAAGCGCGCCGGAACTGCCGCCGACGGATTTCCTGTGCGTGGGCGACGAAGGCGAGCCGTTGGCCTTCGGCAACGTGCGGATCGTCTTCGCCGGCTTGGTGAAGGATCCGGCGCGGATGCCCGAATACTACCGCGCGGCGGACGCCTACTTCCACCCCAGCCGGGCCGACACGGCGCCGTATTCGGTCCTTGAGGCGATGGCCTGCGGACTGCCGGCGGTGGCGGCCGCCGTCGGCGGCATCCCGGAGCAGGTGGACGACGGCCGCACGGGATATCTCGCCGCTCCCGGAGATTCCGAAGCAATGGCGGCGCGGCTGGGCGATCTTCTTCTCCATCCGGAGAAGGCCGCCGCGCTGGGCCGCCGAGCCCGGGCGCGGGCGGTGAAACTGTTCGATTTCAAGCAACAGGTGCGCGGGTTTGTCGATTGGATGGGGAAATTATCACCCGAATGAAAAATATTTAGGCCGCAAAAGGCACAAAACGCACATATAAAATTTTTATATTTACTCACCCATTATTGATTAACCGAAAAATTATTACAACCTTGAAACCTCAAAAAAATGGGTGTCATGCTGAGCGAAGCATCTGCTTCTGCGTGTGCGGATCCTTCGCTGCGCTCAGGATAACATTTTCAGAGGTTTCACCTCATGTGCCTTTTGTGCTTTCTGTGGCCAGAAATAAGATCGGCCTGCCCTGAGGGTTTATCGGATGGATGGAGGATTATCTCCGGAAGAAAAGATTAATTGGCCATAAACGGTGCAAAGAGAATAAATTTCATGACGACTCAGCAGTCTCCCCGCAAGACGAATGATACGCTGCCGGGAAACAGATCCTTTGTGCTCCCCCCTCATATGCCCGATGGGCACCTTTCCCGGAAACCCCGACGCCGACCCCCGACGCCGACGAAAACGCCGACGAAAACCTCCACCCCGACCCACACCCCGACTCCGACTCAGAACGAGCCCTCCGGCCAGGTGTGGCGGTATTATTATTACGCCGGCGCGGAAAGGATCGCCGTGCGCGTCGCCGGAAGCACCAATCCCGGAGAAAATGGGTTGTATTATACGATCGGAGATCATTTGGGCAGCACGAGCCTGATCGCCGATTCCGACGGCGAAAAGGTGGACGAGATACGGTATATGCCTTGGGGCGAAAAGCGGTATGAGGGAAGTTATGCCCCGAGCAGCTATTCCTACACGGGGCAGCGCGAGGAGGCGGGAATCGGGCTACCTGCCCCGCCCGTTCACGAAGCGCCGGTGATCTGCCCGGGGCGGGAGTGGGCGGGGTATTATTACAATGCCCGGTGGTATGACGCGGAGCTCGGCCGGTTCGCCCAGGCGGACACGGTAATTCCCAGCCTGTTGAATCCGCAATCGTTCGACCGTTACGCCTATGTATATAATAACAGCCTGAAGATGATCGATCCTTCCGGAAATAAGCCATTGGAGTGTGAATTTGAGGCTGTAGGCAACAGATGCAGTGGCAGGTCGTTAGATGATCCTGTACCTGAACATGGGCACGGATCAAAGAAACCCGAATCGCCACGCGCTAAAGCTGTACGGTGGGTAGTAGGTAATGCCGAAGGAAATGATTGCGCTGCGGGAGAAGATAATGATTGCGCTTGCATCGTAGCCCAGGCATTAAATGCTTCCGGCGGTCATACTAAAATTGATCCAACAACAGATGCTTTTAAAGGACCGATGATTTAA
The DNA window shown above is from Anaerolineales bacterium and carries:
- a CDS encoding glycosyltransferase, encoding MKPNQRPLRILQVAPAVEGGGGEQIALRLHRAFRALGHRSMLFAGRLKDFSEEDVLGIPNRWQVSARARALDALYRALLRLTGGSGANRLFPLFEAAAFPRVAWDLWRGHEDFTQPGSRRILELAPEQPDAVLLHNLHARWNRREGFFDLEYLPELSARLPVILFPQDPWLLTGHCGHPIDCPRWRIGCGKCPDLKIYPSIRRDATAWNFRRKRKIFGRSRLYLAAPSQWLLSMFEEAGIPLAGKRVIRNSVDTALFAPGSRRAARAGLGLDPKRRIVMISGNHLKVNPWKGYGWILEAAERLGSAPELPPTDFLCVGDEGEPLAFGNVRIVFAGLVKDPARMPEYYRAADAYFHPSRADTAPYSVLEAMACGLPAVAAAVGGIPEQVDDGRTGYLAAPGDSEAMAARLGDLLLHPEKAAALGRRARARAVKLFDFKQQVRGFVDWMGKLSPE
- a CDS encoding RHS repeat-associated core domain-containing protein encodes the protein MRVAGSTNPGENGLYYTIGDHLGSTSLIADSDGEKVDEIRYMPWGEKRYEGSYAPSSYSYTGQREEAGIGLPAPPVHEAPVICPGREWAGYYYNARWYDAELGRFAQADTVIPSLLNPQSFDRYAYVYNNSLKMIDPSGNKPLECEFEAVGNRCSGRSLDDPVPEHGHGSKKPESPRAKAVRWVVGNAEGNDCAAGEDNDCACIVAQALNASGGHTKIDPTTDAFKGPMI